Sequence from the Hamadaea flava genome:
AGACTTTGTTGGAGGTCCGGCCAAACTCGCTGTCTGCCGGGGGCCGCTGCCGGTCAGTTCCTCAGTTCGGCTGGGACGGCAAGATCCTCCGAGTTGTAGAGGACGCGGACCCGCTCGGCGTCGTCCTCGGCGCACACCTGCGCGACGAGATCGACGAGATGGTCGTAGTCGGGGCCGGTCTCGCCCCGGTAGGACGCCTCCATGCGGCCCCACTCGTCCCACGGCAGCGTCTCGACCTGCACCAGCGCGGCAAGGTCCCGGATGGCGTTGCCCCGGATCTCGGCCGGGCCCCAGGCGTGGTCGGTGCCGTTGACGCCGAACGTCGCCGGGTCGGCGTCACCCGACCGGACGAGCTGCCAGGCCTCCCCACCCGTGAGGAACTCGCCCGGGGCGAGGTCGTCGGGGTGGGGCACGTTCGTGCCGTCGAGGATCTCCGGGTCGATCCGGACCCACCGGCCGGCGCTGGATTCCCCGTCGCTGGATTCCCGGGTGTCGGCCCGTCCCGTGACCCAGTGCTCGACTACCCAGTGGTCCACGTGCCGGTCCGGCCGGAAGTAGGACGCGAAACCGCACCGGGCCCGCGCCGGGATGCCGTGGGCTTGCAAAAGCGCCACCGAGACGGTCGCGAAGTGCCGGCAGGTGCCGACCACGCGCTGCCGAGGCTCACGCACCTTGGTCAGCGGCGCGGGGTCGATCGCGAGCAACTCGTCGAGGATGCGGGTGACCGGCCGGATCGCCTGCGCGCCCATCCTCGGCTCGGGCAGCCCCAGCGAGCCGGTCTGGGCCGGATGGACGATGAGCCCGGCCACGGCTCGGCATATCGCGACCGGGTCGGCGGGCAGTTCGGCGGCCAACTGCCGCTGGTCCGGCGTGAGCGCGGTGATGACGCCGGGAGTCGAATAGTCGATCGGCATGGACGTCACGCTATGCGCCGGGTACGACATCCGGGGATTCGACGGTCCGGCACATTTCAGCGATCCCGTACGCCATTCGCGTAAGGACCTCGGCGGCGCGCTCGACGGGCAGCACTCGGGCGGTCCACACCAGACGGCTGTGCCCGTCGTTCGTGGCGTACACCTG
This genomic interval carries:
- a CDS encoding transglutaminase-like domain-containing protein, producing the protein MPIDYSTPGVITALTPDQRQLAAELPADPVAICRAVAGLIVHPAQTGSLGLPEPRMGAQAIRPVTRILDELLAIDPAPLTKVREPRQRVVGTCRHFATVSVALLQAHGIPARARCGFASYFRPDRHVDHWVVEHWVTGRADTRESSDGESSAGRWVRIDPEILDGTNVPHPDDLAPGEFLTGGEAWQLVRSGDADPATFGVNGTDHAWGPAEIRGNAIRDLAALVQVETLPWDEWGRMEASYRGETGPDYDHLVDLVAQVCAEDDAERVRVLYNSEDLAVPAELRN